Sequence from the Argentina anserina chromosome 7, drPotAnse1.1, whole genome shotgun sequence genome:
TGTTCTCAGCCTTTGCTTCTGCAAGTGTTTCCTGCAAACAGATAACTTCAGATTCAACTTCCTTCAAGCTATCTTTCAACTgcgcttcttcttccttcataGCACAAGCTTCTTCCTCGGTGCTTTTGAGCAAATTTAGAAGCCTATTTATCTCTTTTTCCATAGAAGagttttcattttctgaaTGCTTTGCAGAATTCACCAGGTGAAGTTCCTTTTGCTCCCAGTCAGCCTTTGCATCCTGTAACTCTGTCTTGCATTGTTCAACATTACTTGTAAGGAGATGAATTTCATGTTTTGCATCATCCATTATGGCTTCATATTTCTCATTGGTTGCTTTCAGGACCATTTTCAGGTCTTCTATCTGTGACTCATAACTATCATGCTCCGCTTGATGATTTAGCAGCTTTTCTTTTGCTTCTCTAGCTTCTGTGGAGACTTCGTGGAGGGCCGAAGCCAAGCTTTCCATTGCTTTTTTGCTCTTCTCCTCTTCGTCCCTGGAATGTTCCAACTCATTTATgagtttatttttctcttctaaTAGGTTTTGAACACTTGATGCTGCAAGCTTCTCATTACTTAAAGCCTGCATTTTCTCCTCTTTCACAGTTTCGAGCTCAGACTTAAGTGACTCGATCATTTTTGTCATGGCATGATTCTCTTCCTTGGTTGTACCAAGACAACGTTCTGATTCCTCAAGATCTCCTCTATGTCTTACAATTGTCATTTCCAGCAAACTGACTTTCTCTTTAAGAGCAGCAATTTCAGTTTCGGCATCATGCAATAAGTCATGGTTTCCCTCTAGTTGTTTCATGACTGAAtctaaggattctgatgcagATTTCTCTGCCTTATTGGCGTCCTCAACCTGCATCTCTAGCTCCTCAATCCTAGTTTTCCACTCCTCAATGATACTGCGAGCATAAGATTCAGCCATCCTGGCTGACTCAAGCTCAACGTTAAGCTGTTCAATAGAAGTCTCTTTCTCCATCAATCTCTCCTCGTAATCTTTTGCTTTCTCAAGTTGTTGCTTGAGAGAATCTACCTCTGATTCTAGCTGAAGGACTAGCTTCAACCGGTCGCTATTTTCACTGGTCTCTGTTTCTTTCTTTGCCTCTAGTAAGCCCTTCAACCGGGTCAACTCAGCTGAGAGAATCTCCACCTTCTCGGCATGAATCTCAGCAATTTTAGTTGCATCATCAGCATGGCTCAGTGCCTGGTTTTTTGCATCACAAGTCATGGACATTTCCTGCTTCAGCCTTTGAAGTTCTTGAGAAGTAGAGAGCAGAGCTGCCACATCCAGCGCGTGTTGATTCCTAACAGCTTCGAGCTCTTTCTCCCATTCACCTTCCTTCTTCTGGGCTGCTTCAATTCCGGCCTGCTCCAACTCAACAGCACGGAACTTCTCAATTTCTGAATCCTCCTGGGCTCTCTTCTGAGCCACCAAAGCCTCTCTGAGCTTCTCATTTGCCTCCTCGGACACTCTCTGGGCTTCTTTCAAATCATCAATTGCTTTTGACTTCTCCTTTTCAATCAAATCGATCTGCTCCTTTGCTTTCTTTAGGTCTTCCTGAACAAGAGTCAACTGAGCCTGTAATTCTGATCCTTTTGTGCCCCGAGTGGGTTGTTTCTGGAATCATAACAAATTGAGAATGAATATCAACATACACATTATATTGTTTATTTCGAAAGGACGGAGAAGAATCTCTTCCGTTTCTTCGACATTCAAAGAGGAACGGAAATTTGCAAATTCAATAagcctttttttctttcaatagaATCAAAGAGAAAACTGATAATCGCCATTGCCACAGCAATTCCAGTAATGACAACTAAatgagttttaaatatttaattatttcaaAGAAGGCTGCAATTAACCGCATACTTCAGTTGTAGGTTAAATGCGAGTAAATGtagtaaaaagaaaagaaagaaaacatacTTCAGTTGGCGGCGGGGTAGCGATCTTGGGTGATCGACGCTCAATTGTGGGCCTGATGGAGTTGACAGAGCGCGGGGAGCGATCAATTGAAAGGCGAGAAGAGTTTTGcagaggagaaggagatgatGCTGACTCCGATTCTGATTTAGCAGCCGCTCCCAGTCCTCTGCTCAGTTTACTCACTCGCGGCGTTGCTGCCGCTGCTGCTTTCTTTGGAGTTTCAGATGCCGCCTTTTTTGGAGTTTCGGATACACTACTACTAGATCTGTTTGTTTCGAGTTCAAACAACAGCAACCCGTTACATCAACCAAAATGAAGCACATCAACATATGATATTCGAATTGTGGTAAAAATTTATGGATCTAAACCAAAAAACTGAAACTTCGTATTATACTGAAAATTGTAGATGACAGATCGAACAAAAGCACGCGAAAATTCCACACGCGTACGTGGTGATCAAGAATCAATTCAAAGCCATGAAAGACCACATTCAGAAGAAATTTAGAGAAACTGTTTGATTTTTAGTTGAACCCATGAAGAAGCAGAAAAGGCAGATCCCTCCCTCGCAAAGAaagacaaagaagaagaagaccatAAATCAAAATCAGATCTTGACCTGAGTgagggagaaagagagagtgcTTACTTGGACTTGGAAGACATGGCAGCGGAGGCGGTGGCAGTGGTAGTGGAGCACTATGAGAGTATTATGGAGTGTTTACAAGAGGGGGAGATGAAGGAGATGGTGATGGGGTCCTAAAACGCTGGCATTCCAAGTGAgaaaaaatgagagagagagaggtgtttACAAGATGAGAGATAACATTGTTATTGTAATTTCTGTACTCGTAGAAAAGGGAAGACAGACCCAAGTTCAATTTGGGAGAGTAACCAAAGACAGAGAATTTAACAGCAATTATGATCTGGGTTGGTTTTCCTGTCTCTCCTGTCAACTTCCACTTTTGTTCTACAACATAACTCCCACTAGCTCTAGTATTTGCACTTTCAGTTTCAGGCACAGAGGCCCTTTGGAAAGACCAACATGCCCCTGTGGTTGTTTCTTTAACCTGTCAACAGAGGGGGACTTGAGGCGGTGTGAGTACAAGAGGGTAACTTTTCCACTGCCAATATTATGCGCTTCTTTTCAGGCAAACAGACGTCAACTTTATTTGTTCTAATCCATTTTCTTACCACGCCattgcattttcttttttggttacatGTATTGATACCAGCTAGGCCTTGAGTAATGTGCCTTTACCATTGATTTAAAGTTTAATGTGTAACCAcataacaaatatatatttttaaatggtGACATGAATATAGTTACTAAGTATTTATTTACACAATCTATGAATGTATTCTTATTATATCTACACGATGTATGTGATCTAAAAAGCGTTAGGCGGTATGCAGGCGGACAACCACCTCCTACCGCCTAGATGGTTAGGCGGCCTCCTAGGTGGtttcgaattattaaatatttatttatttttatacatatgtttaaactattttaatgattaaaaagatataatgatgtttaatattaattttaaaaatacttaaaatagtttaaattcacataacttaagtagaaaatctataaaaaaatatttgaagacaagataaataatgaaacaaatgcaataatactaaatctcaatttctttctctctaaATTATTTCTTAACTCATTCAGTATCGGACTCAAATTTAATATTCATAAAGAGTGAGAGCTGCAACctcttttaggttttttttttaatgtcaaatAATGGTTGAGCGCCTAGGACTGAATATGACCGCTTAGGACTGAATAAGGCCGTCTAAAACCACCTAGAACCgcctaattcacaaaacgTCACAAGTGGCCGCTAAGGCAAAAAGCGCGGCGGtgggtgacctcctagcgcctataCCACTTTTTAGAATACTACTCATAATTCAAtaagtgttccgggagaattactattctacccttgtgtgtgtcttagcctaataggtttcctgttaggagatagattagcatctccgtagtagattaggactccgaatcctacgggattgtggtgttgtaaatgcctatatataggcccccatatcattcaataatatacaagtatttcatcctcaaacacgttatcagcacgaagccctaaaaccctgaatcttttagagccttccgaaattttttttttcctcttcccttcctccgccgccgcaagcctcctgccgccgccgcaagCCCCTGctgccctcgcagcccctgccctcgcaagccccgcagccctgcagccccgttGAGCCCTGCTCGCCACCTCTGTTCGCCGAGCCCTGCTCGCCACCCCTGTTCGCCGCTCGCTGCTCGCTGCTCACCGCTCGCCGCACCTGctgctcgccgctcgccgctcgccgcacctGTTGCTCGCCGCCCCTGCTACTCGCCGTCGAgcttcctccgcattcgctccgcaaagaAATCTTTTTGCCCTGCAAGTTCCCGCATCAAagaattcaaaattgctcctcccgcatattcacgcaagagacgtgaaattcacaagcaaggacttcgctcaagagaagctactcccgtatactacaaacctcccaaggtaaatttttataaacgttcccgcttttgaacgtatagatatattatatcgggcgctattagccttcttcttttcttaattccggcctttcttataacgccgatgagactatagagggatgggtttcccctcttggtcgatgttttctgtgtgacggtcctgggggagtcacgattgttttgaaagggaagttaatcgattttcgtgtggtcgcctgagtgcaccgctgttttgggtgcgatcatgagtatcgccgcttgcatcgatttttcttgtgaccatatacgtcaccccttctaattcctattatacttgaatctaatcgattctgTATTCgtgtttgtagatgtcatcgccatctcgaccggaatttggccttcttgatctagaaggaaaggaataccaccgttgggtttccgacatggaactcgcgttcgagagccgagggattgaagacatgtttgccgaccctcctgttgatttcccacctatggctaagactcagactctcatctttatgagacgtcacatccatgcaactctcaagaggcaatacttgaacgtaaaagatcctaaagtattatgggacaaactacgcttgcggtacaacaacgttcatgataagcttcttcttgaattgaccgttagatgggacaacatccgtctattggactataagagagtggatgatttcaatcaggatatgctatgcttgcaatccgatcttggcaccgttggtgtcatcaagaccgacctagatcttctcaataagacattggacacgtttccaatcaactatgaggttcaagctcatacgtaccgtactcatgtagaggaagggaagatccgatcttttgccgacttaatggcactcttagctaagaaggagagacattctgagattctcctcaacaacaacaatagacctgttggcactaaaagaatttctacgccacaggcTAACTATGGaaaagctcctaagcaaaagaatcaatcaaggaacgctccatatcagcaccaaaataacaactctcgtggtgggaggcaacaaggccgatctcggcctcggtccaatacatggacccgtgatggtggcggcgccgcaccctcagggggaggccgtacccgtcccacactccaaggaggccgtgcgcctcctaatgcctccacttccggtaatggcaagtctccatgcttcaaatgtggctccttcaagcactttaatcgcgattgtcgcgctagcaaagagatgatcaaggcttactccgcctacaagaagtttctacaacccgaatcgaatcatgtggatgaggaccatgagatcgagactcaccatatctccatgaaacccgagtcccttgcttctaaagctcggcctccggttgctaccatggatactcccgactttgattagtcgttttagcttctttagctttatgattcaagtatcgttatggccgaccgccattgttattttcattgactttgtaatagtcttttgcttttggaattagaagttcatgtgtgatgtattaaagattggcattcaataaaatttctcaattcttgcttacaagacgatctctttgagaattttatttacccgacacttagcatgatgatcaacgtgtgcaactcacgtggtttttaaattggacgcttttgggttacatgggaccccaatagcactacattgtgaatttggaacttaaaatttggaaaacgaatctcggaacgtcgaaaacgacgtcgttttgccttggccggccccggttactattccggcgtttccggcacgtttttccggcgtattcgccgtctgccggccatttcccggcgtttccggcaccgccactcggttcctgccggcgtcccctgtcggacctgaagtcccggcccccataccggccagtttcgacagccgccggccagtttttccggcaataggtgccgccggttttccaccgagtttttcgacgattttttcgtcgttttctcGTTATTGTTCCGGCATATTGCAACAGcccctgctgccacgttttcctcgtccaaaattcacctGGTTTAGagtcttttgacatggttttccggtttgttttttccggttttcaCCAAGTCCGTTctatgcactcaccggtactctttgtgtgtgtttccacaccatttttggatggtttataccactctagtttactgtttggtatttcactgcttcaataccatgatttccaactctttagttgaagaatgtagtactattgtcatgtgatacattcaATGGGATCGACATTCGTTCCGATTcccattcttacaatatcctacggcgtattgtatagaattgttcccgtgtcgctgactctcttaattgtcattttgtagatgtcccgcggtgaaatcgaatgtctagctgattgcggaaccacccacactgtcctacggcacaggcagttgttcacagatctagtgttttcgacttcttcgatgactacaatgattggctcgaaatccatcattcaaggaagaggcactgcttctttcatgttgcctaatggtacgactcttaacgtcgtagacgctctttatgcgccgaagtctccccgcatcttgctaagttttaaggacatacgtgccaatggttttcacctcgatacttatgttgagaatggagaggaatatctttgcgttacctctgagaaagcaggccatcgccgcatcttagagaagatgaagagtcttgggaatggtttgtatcttacttccattcggatc
This genomic interval carries:
- the LOC126802528 gene encoding WEB family protein At3g02930, chloroplastic-like is translated as MSSKSKSSSSVSETPKKAASETPKKAAAAATPRVSKLSRGLGAAAKSESESASSPSPLQNSSRLSIDRSPRSVNSIRPTIERRSPKIATPPPTEKQPTRGTKGSELQAQLTLVQEDLKKAKEQIDLIEKEKSKAIDDLKEAQRVSEEANEKLREALVAQKRAQEDSEIEKFRAVELEQAGIEAAQKKEGEWEKELEAVRNQHALDVAALLSTSQELQRLKQEMSMTCDAKNQALSHADDATKIAEIHAEKVEILSAELTRLKGLLEAKKETETSENSDRLKLVLQLESEVDSLKQQLEKAKDYEERLMEKETSIEQLNVELESARMAESYARSIIEEWKTRIEELEMQVEDANKAEKSASESLDSVMKQLEGNHDLLHDAETEIAALKEKVSLLEMTIVRHRGDLEESERCLGTTKEENHAMTKMIESLKSELETVKEEKMQALSNEKLAASSVQNLLEEKNKLINELEHSRDEEEKSKKAMESLASALHEVSTEAREAKEKLLNHQAEHDSYESQIEDLKMVLKATNEKYEAIMDDAKHEIHLLTSNVEQCKTELQDAKADWEQKELHLVNSAKHSENENSSMEKEINRLLNLLKSTEEEACAMKEEEAQLKDSLKEVESEVICLQETLAEAKAENMKLKESILDKENEFQSVIHENEELQNRVAASHKKVEELSKLLEEAVAKKQTEENGELSDSEKDYDLLPKVVEFSEENGHGREEKLKVQLPLPPGMEPKSETLWQDSNVSNGKVEHVDSAQFDTLNGKPKGDESKHKEDDSVEVEYKMWESCKIEKKEFSPERDQEQEPFEEEVDSKVDGGEKLDQINGLTSTESVDDNATSPSKQQQQKKKKPLLRKFGSLLKKKGTSNNK